In a single window of the Anaerocolumna cellulosilytica genome:
- a CDS encoding TldD/PmbA family protein, which yields MYQFPKDLYTDVRIETVSNTNITLENYQVTQNKAKTDIGAMIRIYDGSRWYYSATTDVANIQQEIDALAKMAEPNTEVYNTPVVKRLEVNVEKAFTYEDTDVTKIDNQIKLELLQSYIPVLKEYEQLKMTRMYYLDKHIVKHIVSSKGTDVTFDTQTCNIAIRYTVQMKDVPHQGSENLSGLRIEDLYNKQSKVKKTVEQDIAFCQNAVPVVQGKYTCILSPVVTGVFAHESFGHKSEADFMVGDETMKREWAIGKRVGADILNIIDTGTVEGSGYIPFDDEGCKAKVNYIIKDGILTGRLHSGATAAILEEEPTGNARAINFEFEPIVRMTTTYIGAGTQTKEELIESVKEGIYIDDLRHGSGMTTFTIAPNRAYMIRDGKLAEPVRVSVISGNVMNTLYEIDGASNSIELYSFALGGCGKMDQYPLPVGFGGPYIRVHNIQVQ from the coding sequence ATGTATCAATTTCCAAAAGATTTATATACCGATGTTCGAATTGAAACGGTATCAAACACTAATATAACCTTGGAAAATTATCAGGTTACCCAGAATAAGGCTAAGACAGATATTGGTGCTATGATTCGCATTTATGACGGTAGTAGATGGTATTACAGTGCAACGACAGATGTAGCAAATATCCAGCAGGAAATAGACGCACTGGCTAAAATGGCAGAGCCAAACACAGAGGTATATAATACACCTGTGGTAAAACGGCTAGAAGTCAATGTGGAAAAAGCTTTCACATATGAAGACACAGATGTGACAAAGATTGATAACCAGATTAAGCTGGAACTTTTGCAGTCTTACATACCGGTCCTAAAGGAATATGAACAGCTTAAGATGACTAGGATGTATTACTTGGATAAGCATATTGTAAAGCATATCGTATCCAGTAAAGGTACCGATGTAACCTTTGACACTCAGACTTGTAATATTGCAATCCGTTATACGGTGCAAATGAAAGATGTACCACATCAAGGGTCTGAAAACCTGTCCGGTTTAAGAATTGAAGATCTTTACAATAAGCAGTCAAAGGTTAAAAAGACCGTGGAGCAGGATATCGCTTTCTGTCAGAATGCCGTACCGGTAGTACAAGGAAAATATACTTGTATTTTATCACCAGTGGTGACGGGTGTATTCGCCCATGAAAGTTTTGGCCATAAAAGTGAAGCAGACTTTATGGTAGGTGATGAAACCATGAAAAGAGAATGGGCTATTGGAAAAAGAGTTGGAGCCGATATATTAAACATTATTGATACCGGTACAGTCGAAGGTTCAGGATATATACCTTTTGATGATGAAGGCTGTAAGGCAAAAGTAAATTACATTATTAAGGACGGTATTTTAACAGGACGCCTCCACAGTGGTGCTACAGCAGCTATATTAGAGGAAGAACCTACTGGCAATGCAAGAGCTATAAATTTTGAATTTGAGCCAATTGTTCGTATGACCACAACGTATATAGGAGCAGGTACCCAGACCAAAGAGGAGTTAATAGAAAGTGTGAAAGAAGGTATCTATATTGATGATTTAAGGCATGGCTCCGGTATGACTACCTTTACTATTGCACCTAACAGGGCTTATATGATTCGGGACGGAAAACTAGCTGAACCTGTAAGAGTTTCTGTTATATCAGGTAATGTTATGAATACCTTGTATGAGATTGATGGGGCATCAAACTCTATTGAGTTATACTCCTTTGCATTGGGTGGCTGTGGTAAGATGGATCAGTATCCGCTGCCGGTAGGTTTTGGCGGTCCATATATACGAGTTCATAATATCCAGGTACAATAA
- a CDS encoding metallopeptidase TldD-related protein: MIKELYKTIQKETQLIITQSKIDAVMKKNITKSGCRVYDNGCIGVAGTLGEATEATWEEAVKNLKKKIAYPYEVEQNKIRTRDLRKLTISDEEFIAVMEGVLGTLKSEFPEFILSHKILIVETEEELKNDAGLHYRNLDKTVQIGLLVKHVDSLDIIDSAIMFEGRELDLDSFLFDARAMLRAFTIKAEVPKQDKVPIIIQTLELNKKLTQSLNGEAVGHGTSIFCDKIGKKAFSSSFHYLVDRSEKGYHRPFFDAEGVTIEGDRLYLIKDGVLERPFTDKKQAGIFSYQLTSTSSGSYDEVPSLDYPALTIEAGDKKLKELLNGELGILVIFISGGEYTNDGNFASPVQMSYLTDGEKLYGRLPELNITGNLYEIFGEDYLGVTNDKVISGEEALVVRMKVHTY; the protein is encoded by the coding sequence ATGATTAAGGAATTATATAAAACCATTCAAAAGGAAACACAATTAATTATTACCCAAAGTAAAATAGATGCGGTAATGAAGAAGAATATAACAAAGAGCGGATGCAGGGTTTATGACAATGGCTGCATAGGTGTCGCAGGAACGTTAGGCGAAGCTACAGAAGCAACCTGGGAAGAAGCTGTTAAGAATCTTAAAAAGAAGATTGCATATCCTTATGAAGTGGAGCAGAATAAAATTAGAACAAGAGATTTACGCAAGCTAACTATATCGGACGAAGAATTTATAGCAGTTATGGAAGGAGTGTTAGGTACATTAAAAAGTGAATTTCCGGAGTTTATCTTAAGTCATAAAATTCTTATCGTTGAAACAGAGGAAGAACTTAAAAATGACGCAGGTCTGCATTACCGTAATCTGGATAAAACTGTACAAATCGGTTTATTAGTAAAGCATGTAGATTCCTTGGATATTATTGATTCTGCTATTATGTTTGAAGGCCGTGAGCTTGATCTTGACAGTTTCTTATTTGATGCCAGAGCCATGCTTCGTGCTTTTACAATAAAGGCAGAAGTACCGAAACAGGATAAAGTACCGATTATTATTCAAACCTTAGAACTGAATAAGAAGCTTACGCAATCCTTAAATGGGGAAGCAGTTGGTCACGGAACATCCATCTTTTGCGATAAAATCGGAAAAAAAGCCTTTTCCTCTTCCTTTCATTACTTGGTAGATCGTTCGGAGAAAGGGTATCATCGTCCGTTTTTTGATGCAGAAGGTGTAACGATTGAAGGTGATAGATTATATTTAATCAAAGATGGTGTGCTTGAAAGACCATTTACAGATAAAAAACAAGCCGGGATATTTTCCTATCAATTAACCAGTACAAGCAGTGGAAGCTATGATGAAGTACCAAGTCTTGATTACCCTGCTTTAACTATTGAAGCAGGAGATAAGAAGCTTAAGGAACTTTTAAATGGAGAGTTAGGTATTCTGGTTATTTTCATTAGCGGAGGTGAATACACCAATGATGGAAACTTTGCATCTCCGGTACAAATGTCTTATCTAACAGATGGAGAGAAATTATACGGTAGACTTCCTGAACTTAATATAACTGGTAACCTTTACGAAATATTTGGTGAGGATTATCTGGGGGTAACGAACGATAAGGTTATTAGCGGAGAAGAGGCTTTAGTGGTACGTATGAAAGTACATACATATTAA
- a CDS encoding MFS transporter has product MGKEKNGLLYILSGILMMLCLGTVYSYSIFRPYVEEFYQAGTTESGLPYMFSLAFYALFMMITGKFIGSCKLGTLTRIGGLLVGSGWILSGFADNIFVLTITYGMVLGAGVGILYGVPLNLVTSWFPKQKGAATGLVLVGFGLSPVVTAPMAEGYLELYGLHKTFQILGLGFFIILLLLSFLFRYPSQSVSESKVIAARNLFWDGSFRGLYLTFTIGTMIGLLIVGMTANVGTELIGISTDGISWYIAVFAVFNGAGRPFFGWLADKVSFQKAMMTSYLSLILGAGLLLIADKGNLILYVTGFAIFWFNLGGWLAIAPAATMYLFGTSNYSRNYGIVFTAYGIGAIAGVLVSGKLKESFTSYTAVFIFIILLCILGLFIKSKTIWKRKELLD; this is encoded by the coding sequence ATGGGCAAAGAAAAAAACGGGTTGCTCTATATTTTGTCTGGAATTCTTATGATGTTATGTTTAGGAACGGTATATTCTTATAGTATATTCCGCCCCTATGTAGAGGAATTTTATCAGGCAGGAACAACAGAAAGCGGATTGCCTTACATGTTCTCCCTGGCTTTTTATGCACTATTTATGATGATTACCGGTAAATTTATAGGTAGCTGTAAACTTGGGACTCTTACTAGAATAGGGGGATTATTAGTAGGAAGCGGATGGATATTATCCGGTTTTGCAGATAATATCTTTGTTTTAACAATCACGTATGGTATGGTGCTTGGTGCAGGGGTTGGTATTCTTTACGGAGTACCTCTTAATTTAGTAACAAGTTGGTTTCCGAAACAAAAAGGTGCTGCTACCGGGCTTGTGCTGGTAGGTTTCGGACTTTCTCCGGTAGTTACTGCACCTATGGCAGAGGGATATTTGGAGCTGTATGGTCTTCATAAAACCTTTCAGATTCTCGGACTAGGCTTTTTTATAATATTATTGTTACTTTCTTTTCTTTTTCGCTATCCATCACAGAGTGTATCAGAAAGCAAAGTGATAGCGGCAAGAAATTTGTTCTGGGATGGTTCTTTTCGTGGGCTTTATCTTACCTTTACGATTGGTACCATGATTGGGCTTTTAATAGTAGGTATGACTGCCAATGTAGGAACAGAGTTAATTGGTATATCAACGGATGGAATTTCCTGGTATATAGCGGTATTTGCTGTATTTAACGGTGCCGGCAGACCGTTCTTTGGCTGGCTGGCAGATAAGGTATCATTTCAGAAGGCTATGATGACGTCCTATTTGTCACTAATACTTGGTGCGGGTCTTTTACTGATAGCTGATAAAGGTAATCTAATCTTATATGTAACCGGCTTTGCTATATTCTGGTTTAATCTGGGAGGCTGGCTGGCAATTGCACCTGCTGCTACGATGTATTTGTTTGGCACTTCTAATTACAGCAGAAACTACGGAATTGTTTTTACAGCTTATGGCATAGGTGCTATTGCCGGAGTATTAGTATCCGGTAAGCTAAAAGAGAGTTTCACCAGTTATACTGCTGTATTTATCTTTATTATACTGCTATGTATCCTTGGTTTGTTTATCAAAAGTAAGACGATATGGAAGAGGAAGGAACTGCTAGATTAA
- a CDS encoding WG repeat-containing protein codes for MKRIKLPLFLAIVIILVTGCSKKNSNEGVEVSGKNDTNIESTVTVTPTATEVVLPEDDDKTKVLYPAYTVVNEDKRYGYMDDKGNFVIEPVYYSASDFSEGYAVVTDTTGKSLLIDTAGKIIYKSPYTISPFKNGASVVSVESENSLKSGYVDGTGKLIIDPIYDRADSFNSNNQAYVLIDDTISLIDKNGTVLESHKLAPEYSNMDQFVDGYVVYTNEGGKTGVVNYKGESVLSFEYTSAYSVYSAIQYLGNDLFAVMGEMEEGKEHFNSYYRPFALYNNKGEQLTEFTLYDVSTFSENYVSVTDDTNTYFIDTNGKEVTSLPKLEGRGTMTISNGIVKAEVDNSLLYLKKDGTILWKMADETTLPSGVTVKSFKFKPNKYVVVNYPVIEGMSSEEIQKSVNDRLKDIFISPRTGLTKDDELTVEDDYTASQLGNLLIIIQTGYDYYFGAAHGMPIKQYYFVDLTTGVFYSLADLFIKDTDYITPINTIIQTKIESADSEEDFYFEDSFDSIADNQNFFLEQDGITLYFYPYEIAPYAAGFPEFKISFDELTNVIDKEGDFWKAFQK; via the coding sequence ATGAAAAGAATTAAGTTGCCACTTTTTCTTGCGATTGTCATTATCCTGGTTACAGGATGTAGTAAGAAAAATTCAAACGAAGGTGTAGAAGTGTCTGGAAAGAATGACACAAATATAGAGAGCACCGTAACTGTTACACCAACTGCTACAGAGGTGGTTTTGCCGGAAGATGATGATAAAACGAAGGTGCTCTACCCTGCTTATACCGTAGTAAATGAGGACAAAAGATATGGATACATGGATGATAAGGGAAATTTCGTCATCGAACCCGTATATTATTCTGCTTCTGATTTTTCGGAAGGGTATGCAGTTGTAACAGATACCACCGGTAAATCCTTACTTATTGACACTGCCGGTAAGATAATTTATAAAAGTCCATATACTATTTCACCCTTTAAAAATGGAGCTTCCGTTGTAAGTGTAGAATCTGAAAATAGCCTTAAAAGCGGATATGTGGATGGGACAGGTAAGTTAATAATTGACCCAATTTATGACCGAGCCGATTCCTTTAACAGCAATAACCAGGCCTATGTACTTATTGATGATACCATCAGCCTCATTGATAAAAATGGTACTGTACTGGAATCCCATAAGCTAGCCCCTGAATATTCAAACATGGATCAATTCGTGGATGGTTATGTTGTTTATACCAATGAAGGTGGCAAAACAGGTGTTGTTAATTACAAAGGGGAATCTGTCTTATCCTTTGAGTACACTAGTGCGTATTCCGTATATTCTGCGATACAATATCTAGGAAATGATTTATTTGCAGTTATGGGTGAGATGGAAGAAGGAAAAGAACATTTTAATTCTTACTACAGACCCTTTGCATTATATAACAACAAGGGGGAACAGTTAACCGAATTTACGCTTTATGATGTCAGCACCTTTTCTGAGAATTATGTCTCAGTTACAGATGATACGAATACTTACTTTATTGATACAAATGGTAAAGAAGTAACGTCTTTACCTAAATTGGAAGGCCGAGGTACTATGACAATATCTAATGGTATTGTAAAAGCCGAAGTAGACAATAGCCTTTTATATCTGAAAAAGGACGGTACCATCCTTTGGAAAATGGCAGATGAAACAACTCTTCCGTCTGGTGTTACGGTTAAAAGCTTTAAGTTCAAACCAAATAAGTATGTTGTTGTTAATTATCCTGTAATAGAAGGTATGTCTTCTGAAGAGATTCAAAAAAGTGTGAATGATAGGCTAAAAGATATCTTTATTTCACCAAGAACAGGTTTGACTAAGGATGACGAATTAACCGTAGAAGACGATTATACGGCCTCTCAGCTTGGCAATCTGCTAATTATAATACAAACAGGCTATGATTATTATTTTGGAGCTGCCCACGGTATGCCGATTAAGCAATACTATTTTGTAGACCTTACAACCGGTGTATTCTATTCTCTAGCTGATTTGTTTATAAAAGATACGGACTATATTACACCTATTAATACAATTATTCAAACTAAAATAGAAAGCGCTGATTCGGAAGAAGATTTCTATTTTGAAGATAGCTTTGATTCCATTGCAGATAATCAGAACTTCTTCCTTGAGCAGGACGGAATCACTCTTTATTTTTACCCTTATGAAATAGCTCCTTATGCAGCCGGTTTCCCGGAATTTAAAATATCCTTTGACGAATTGACCAATGTCATTGATAAAGAAGGTGACTTTTGGAAAGCCTTTCAAAAGTAA
- a CDS encoding DUF362 domain-containing protein yields MRNRRIQESIVGIVKNPTKEEAIKRVLDLLPVKDIIKNGDRVVITPNWVNDKAPGTGTIVGPDTLRYLIRYVKDFNPKEIIIATGSGGVETTQVFHKYGYTKVIEEEKVTFIDLNYGPFCMLPLGHSIIGQTEINQVLMNLDVLISFTQLKQHEEATMSASIKNIALGWPPASIHGFPKKQLGIHEDLHGFIYAMAKKIPIDLAIVSADKAMIGTGPSDGKAVNTGGLILAGTDAVAVDAIGARLLGFLPQAVHYLYRLYQDGVGEADPKAMTIKGLPVIEAEKIFSKAAYGEEITLDKNNTLKDIHGNT; encoded by the coding sequence ATGAGGAACAGACGAATACAGGAATCCATTGTTGGAATCGTCAAAAACCCTACAAAAGAAGAGGCGATAAAGCGGGTCTTAGACTTGCTGCCGGTTAAAGATATTATAAAGAATGGAGATAGAGTTGTTATTACGCCCAATTGGGTAAATGACAAGGCGCCGGGTACAGGTACCATAGTAGGCCCGGATACTTTAAGATACCTAATCCGTTATGTAAAAGACTTTAATCCCAAGGAAATCATTATTGCTACTGGGTCAGGCGGAGTTGAAACAACCCAGGTCTTTCATAAGTATGGCTACACTAAAGTAATTGAAGAAGAAAAAGTTACTTTTATCGATTTGAATTACGGACCCTTTTGTATGCTGCCTTTAGGACATTCTATCATTGGGCAGACAGAAATAAATCAAGTGCTTATGAATCTGGATGTATTAATTAGCTTTACACAATTAAAACAGCACGAGGAGGCAACAATGAGTGCTTCTATTAAAAATATTGCACTTGGCTGGCCTCCGGCAAGTATACATGGATTCCCTAAAAAGCAGCTAGGTATACACGAGGATCTTCACGGATTTATTTATGCAATGGCGAAAAAAATTCCAATTGATTTGGCCATTGTAAGTGCGGATAAGGCGATGATTGGTACAGGACCATCCGATGGTAAGGCAGTAAATACTGGTGGCTTAATACTGGCAGGTACGGATGCCGTTGCAGTGGATGCTATAGGTGCCAGGCTGTTGGGATTCCTGCCTCAGGCTGTACATTATCTGTACCGATTATATCAGGATGGGGTTGGAGAAGCAGACCCGAAAGCCATGACAATAAAAGGACTACCTGTTATAGAGGCTGAGAAAATCTTTTCAAAAGCAGCTTATGGAGAGGAGATTACATTAGATAAGAATAACACACTAAAAGATATTCATGGAAATACCTAA